The following is a genomic window from uncultured Draconibacterium sp..
TTCCAGAGACCAAACCATTATATCATTTTGACACTATCGATATCATTATTATTGCCTTTTAATACCCACAGCACGTATCAACACAATAGACAACACCTATAGCCCATAAAAAATAACAATACGATATTCGATTACTTAACATTAGATTAACCTCTATTACGAATAAACCCCTTACATTTGTAGCATAAGTTTTAGTTCATAAGTTTAGGTTTGATTAGTTTTATTGGTTTAGTTAGTGAAAAGGATAGGTGTTGACCTATCCTTTTTTATTTTTCACCCCAAAAAGCAGATCAATCAAGACATTCAGTACCGATTGTAAATCTCCCGATAGATTTTCCCTAAGTTGTAATAGATTAAAAAGATGTTATAAAACACATTTTTTAACATTCACATAACCTCCGATTCAGATTTTCACCTTACATTTGTCATACAAGTTTAGTTCATAAGTTTAGGTTTGATTAGTTTTATTGGTTTAGTTAGTGAAAAGGATGGGTGTTGACCCGTCCTTTTTTTATTTTATACCAACCATAGAATGAAAACTCCGATAAAGAGCAATGTTACTGCGAAATTGATAAAACAGGCTTTGTAAACATCGTTCGTTGATACGGGTCTTGGATTCGCACCAATAAAAGGCTTTTCAACTAATTTCCCGTGATAATAGTTTGGTCCACCAAAACGACAATTGAGTATACCGGCCAGCGCTGCCTCAGGATATCCGGCATTTGGACTTGAATGCTTTCTGCCGTATTTAAATATAAATTTGATTGCCCGAAAGTTAAAAGCTACTACAGCCATTAAAATTGCAGTCAATCGTGCAGGAATAAAATTTAACACGTCATCGAGCTTAGCAGCAAAAAATCCAAAATCTTTATAACGTGTATTTTTATAACCGATCATCGAATCGAGTGTATTCGCCATTTTATAAGCCAACATTGCAGGCACTCCTCCTATGAAATAGAAAAACAAAGGAGCAATTACACCATCACTGAGGTTTTCAGCCAGGGTTTCCAATACGGCAGTTCTAATCTGATTCTCGTTTAACTGTGCCGTTTCGCGACCAACGATCATCGATAACTGTTGGCGCCCGGCTTTCAATCCGTCCTTCTCCAATTTAAGGATTACACGTAATGCTTCCTGAATAAGCGCCCGATTAGCCAATCCATAGAAAACCAGAATAGAAGAAACAACAAAGTACAGGTTTTGATAGGCAGATAAAACCGTTAACCCCAGTTTTAAGATAAAGTAAGTGGTAAAAATCAGACAAGAAGCCAGAAGTGCTCCTTTTAGCTTTCTGTTTTTGCCCCGGTTAAATTTTGCTTCTCCTACAGAAATTGCTTTGCCAAACAAACGGATAGGATGCGGCAAAAAATGTGGATCGCCAATAAGACAATCAAGTGCAAAACCGGCCAGAAGCGGGACTATTATTTCAAAATGTTCATTCAATTTCCATCGATTTATAAATGTATTCCATATTAACATTTTCCCGGATCAGCTGGGCCAACTTGTCGTATTGCGTTTCTTTAAATTGTTGAAAATCCATTTGAGTTGAAGCCTGCTTTCCTGAATCTTTCAAAATTCTGTTAACGACACTTATATTATCAAAAATACCATGAATATAGGTTCCCCAGGTTCGCTCATTCATATAATAGCCATCCTGTTTTGCCCCGTTAATCAGACAAGCGGGGCTTTCGTGATTCGCTATTGTTTCGCCCATATGAATTTCGTAGCCTTTTCCTGCCTCGCCATTTTGAAAAGTGAAAGTGCACTGCTCAGTTACCTTCTCTTCAGTAAGAATAGTTTCAACAGGCAAAATTCCCAGTCCGGGAACTTTTTCAATCTGCCCTTCCACATGATTCGGATCAGCAATGCTCTCCCCCATCATTTGAAAGCCTCCACAAATTCCATAAACGGCTTTTCCTTGTTCGTGCGCTTTTTTAACAGCATTTGCCATTCCCTGTTTTTGGAGAAACAGCATATCCGAAATAGTATTTTTTGAACCAGGCAAAATCACAATATCGGCCTCATCAATATCGTCGGGCGACGCTGCATAAAAAAGATTCACCTCCGGCAGTTGTTCCAGAAAATTAAAGTCGGTAAAGTTTGACATATGTCGCAGTAAAACCACGGCAATATTTGTTTTTCCCTCCACGGCTTTAAACTGCTTTTTATCTACCACAACCGAGTCTTCATCATCAATATAAATATCGCGGAAATGCGGAATGATACCCACCACCGGCACACCACAAAGTTCTTCCAGCTTTTTTGCACCATCTTTAAACAAAGAAATATCGCCCCTGAATTTATTAATGATGATGCCCTTTACCTGCTTCCGCTCCGCCTCGGGCAACAGCAACAGAGTGCCATAAACACTCCCGAACACACCGCCTTTATCGATGTCTGCAATAAGATAAGTTGCGGCATCTTTCTGCATGGCCACCCGCATATTTGTAATGTCTTTTTTCCAAAGATTAACTTCCGAAATACTTCCGGCACCTTCCACCACAATCGGGTTAAATTTCTTTTCCAGTCGAGAAAAAGACTGCATCGCTTCATTGAACAGAAAATCGCGGTCGGTTTCGTTGAAATATGCTTTTGCCGATTTATTTGCCCAGGGTTTGCCATTCAGCACAATTTGCGAATCCATGTTCCCGGTTGGCTTCAACAACACCGGATTCATCTCAACACTACAATCGATACCACATGCCTCGGCCTGAACGGCTTGTGCGCGACCAATCTCCAAACCATCGGGAGTTGGGAAACTATTCAGCGACATATTTTGTGCTTTAAACGGCGCCGGAGTTAAACCATCCTGTTTAAAAATGCGGCAAAATCCGGCGTTAACAACACTTTTCCCGACATCGGAGCCGGTGCCGACAAACATTATCGGGCGGTATATTTTTGTTTTAGTCATTTTTACTTATTTCGAATACGGTAACACTGGCATAAGCCGGTTTAAAATTTTCAAAGAGCTGTGAAATGGGTACATTTTCGATCACACTTTTTATAATGCGAATTACTCCGGCATGGGCAACAATGGCAATATTTCCGGCGTCCGATTTTTTAATCTCATTAACAATGGCCGAAACACGCGCCACCATCTGAGGATACGATTCTCCATTTTGAGTTGGGAATGTCTGGTAATTGTCCATCCACATCTTCCCTCCATTTTGGGCGTATATTTCATCCCAGGACAACATCTCCCAGTCGCCAAAATCCAATTCTTTCAAACGCGAATCAAAATGGATTTCCCTATCCGGGAAAAGACTTTCGGCCAGTTTGCGGCAACGTAACAATGGACTTGACCACACAGCATCAAAACTCAGCCGTTCCAATTCCTGTAACAAGTGTTTTTGTTCTTCAGAAAATGATTCAGCCACATCAACATCGGCCTGGCCGTAACAAATGCCGGGTTTTACATTTACACTGGTATGTCGAATCGCGTAGATCTTCATCGCATATTTTGATAAGCAAGAATACACAAATAGAAAAACACTTCGCACAATTGCTGGAGGGCGCCCAAAACATCGCCAGTATAGCCACCTAATTTACGTGTAATGTAATTCCTAAAGTAAAAAGTTACGACGAGCAAAACGGCAACCACCAAAACCGTTTCCTGCCAGGCAAGAAACCATAAAGAAAACCCTCCGGTAACCAAAGCAAACAGCAATGAAAACAACGAATCAGCTTTACCAACAGGCTTGGTTTTACTACTGGCATCTAATCGAGCATAGGTAGAAGAATAAATCAACAACACCGGAAAGACACGACTTAATGCATGACCGGCAATTAAAATAAAAGGAATCCGCATTGCATCGATATGCGATAAGGCCAGGAACTTTATAGCCAGAACCAACAATAATCCTACAGTTCCGTAGGTGCCGATCCGGCTGTCTTTCATAATTTCCAGAATACGTTCGGGTGTATAACCGCCGCCAAAACCATCGCAGGAATCGGCAAAACCATCCTCATGAAATGCACCGGTTAACAGAATTGTGGCCACCATGCTAAGTACTACTGCCAGCGTAACCGGCAGCACTGCTCCAATAGCAAAATAAACCAAAGCTCCAACTCCTCCAACAATCCATCCGATTATCGGAAAGTAGCGCGTTGATTTGTTCAACATCTTCTCCGACCATCCTTGAATATACCCCACCGGAATTCGGGTGTAAAACATTAGGGCAGTGAGGAATATTTTTATCTCGTTTCTCATTTGTTACCAATTTCTGTTTAAAAAAAAGTTGGTTGGTTAACATTCTACCATGGTTGATTCAATTCCTACCTTAGTTGATTGTCATTCAACCATAGTTGATTCAATTTCTACCTTGGTTGATTACCATCCAACCATAGTTGATCCAATTCCTACCTTAGTTGATTGTAATCCAACCATAGTTGATCCGATTCCTACCTTGGTTGATTGCTACCCAACTATAGTTGATCCAATTCCTACCTTGGTTGATTACTATCCAACCATAGTTGTTTCGATTCCTACTTAGGTTGGCAGACAATCAACTCAGGTAAAAATAGCGCTTCTGCAGTTTATCGAATTGCAAAAGTCAGCTTTTCAAATAACATGCGTTTAATCTTTGTTGCTAACGCCGGCGTCTTCCATGCTGCTCATTTCATTCAGGAAATTAACAGCCGATTTTACCAGCGGCATTGCAACGGCAACTCCGGTTCCTTCTCCCAGTCGCATTCCCAACTCCAATAATGGTTTTGCACCCAGGTGCTCCAACATCAGTTTATGTCCTTTTTCGTCGGAACTGTGGCAAAATACACAATTATCTTTAACAGCCGGCTCCATCTGTATGGCAGTAAGCACAGCAGCGGTGGCAATAAAACCATCGATAAGGATGAGCATATTTTGCTTTTTTGCCTCAAGGTAAGCTCCTGTTATGGCAGCAATTTCAAGTCCTCCGAATGTTGCCAGAATCTCTTCGGGTGTAGTGGGATTATATTTCTCTGCAATTTCTTTCAGTATTCTTGTTTTGCGATCTACCTGCTCGTCTCCCAAACCCGAGCCGCGACCGGTACAATCGTCCAAAGAAAGCCCCGTAAATTTGTGCATTAACAACGACGAAGGCGAGGTATTTCCAATTCCCATTTCGCCGCAACCGATGGTATTACAACCTTTGGCAGCCTCGTCGCGAACGGCTTTGGCACCAACTTCCATGGCAGCCCGGCATTCTTCCGCAGTCATAGCAGGTTCTTTTCGCATATTACGGCTTCCGTTTGCCACCTTTGCATTAGTTACCGGAAGTTCTGGCGCAAAATTGTAATCAACGCCCACATCAAAAACTTTCAGGTTTATTTCGTTCTGACGACAGAAAACGTTGATCGACGCACCTCCGGCACAGAAATTCATTACCATTTGCCAGGTTACATCTTTTGGGTACGGACTGATGCCTTCGTCGGCCAACCCATGATCGGCAGCAAAAACAAGGTGTGCCGGTTTTTCAATTTTGGGAGACAAGGTGTTTTGAACCATCCCTATTTGAAGGGCCAGTTTTTCAAGTAAGCCAAGCGATCCGAGCGGCTTGGTTTTGTTATCGATTTTGTGTTGAAGTTGATCTTTTAATGTCATCTATTGTTGGTTTTTTATTTTATTGCTCACAGATTGTGCGGATATACGCAGATAGTATTTTTAAACACGAAGACTCAAAGACACAAATATTTTTAACGCAATGGCGCTAAGTCGCAAAGGATTCTGAAATCTTAATTCGTTAATCATCATTCGAAATTCTTTTTTTAACACGAAGACTCAAAGACACGAAGTTTAACTTTTAATACAGCCGAATTTTCGATTAGCCAGCTATTCTCAACTTTTGCCTTTTTACTTTCTACTTTTTACTTGAACCGGGATTCCGGAAACCATGAGAAAAACGTCATTAGCCGATTGGGCAATGTACTGGTTCATCCAGCCTTGTAAGTCGGCAAATTTTCGGGCGATTTCATTTTCGGGATGAACGCCCATTCCCAGTTCGTTGCTTACTACAAAAAGCTTCATATCCTGGTTGATGAATTTATCCCATTCTCGTTTTGCAATTTCGAGACTGGCATCTACATCATTTTTGTTCTGATAAAAAATATTGGTGAGCCAGAGCGTAATACAATCAAGCATGACTGTTTTTCCTGCCAGGTTGTGCTTACTGATTTCAATTTCTTCTTCGATAGTCGTCCACTGTTCGCCACGATCGGACTGATGGCGTTTTACCCGCTGGTGAAAATCTTCGTCCCAGATGTGGGCAGTTGCCAGATAAACCGGTGCATCCGAACTCTGTTCGGCACGTTTTTGCGCAAAACTGCTTTTCCCCGAACGCTGACCGCCTGTTATAAATATAATTTGTGCCATTCTTCAAAATTGTTTCTCGGTACTTTAAATGCCAAACCCCCGGTACGCGACCAGGGGTAAGAATCATTATCATGTGCTTGGAGTGCAACATTTAGGGCAGAACTGCTATAATTATTTTTATAGCTATTCACCTTCCTTCGGACTACAAACATCTTGTTTATAAATCCAGGTTATTTTATCTCCGCTTTCAAGGGGCTGGTCGATGGCAACCTTTTTGGCAGGCACGCCATTAATTTTGTAGTACCAAACACTTTTGTTCGGCACGCCTTTTACACCATCAATTTCATCGACAAAAACATATTGCCCCACGGGGTGAGTTTTTACTTCCGCAACAAACTGGAGGGCTTCCAAAGCTGAAAGCCCTTCTTTCCAATTTGTCTCGATTTTCAGTTTTGGATGGTTTCCCGATCCAAAATCTATTTCAACAGTAACCTTGTCTCCGTTGCTGGCAAAAGCCGATAATCCGATAAAACAGGCCAACAGCAGATTAAGGCAAAATATTTTGGGTTTGTTCATTGTTTATTCAACATCCAATAGCATGAATGGTGCAATACCCGTTTCGTATTCTCTTATTTTTGTACCGTCTGGAGAATAGGTTACGACTCTCCCGTTAGAAGTCACATTATCTGAGAAAAAACAAAACAATTTATCATCGTAATAACCCAGTCCATTCAAACCATTTACTCCGTCGATGAGTTTTTCGGCCTCAAAACTTTTTGACGCCACATCAAATACAGACACTCCACCAGGCATTCCATAGCTACCGGTTGTTACATATAATTTTGAGAAGTCATCATTAAATTCAAAAACATCAACATAGTTCGCACTGCTAACGCCATTCAGATCGTACTTAGCTTCAAATTGATCGGTAGAAGTATTAATATAACCTATTCCTGTTTTTGTGGTTTCATCGCCCCATGCAACTCCAAGGTTGATGTAAAGGTTATCCTGATCATCCTTTTCAAAATACGAAGGAATATTGCCTTCAGGAAGATCGATGTATGAAACTTCATCTGTATCCAGGTCGACTACTGCAACTTGATTCTTATAATTTAATGCCGCATACAACTTGTTTCCGGCAATAGCCAGTCCTTCTGGTCCGTAATGCACAGGAATAGTTTTCACTACTTCGCCCGCAGTTAAATCTACTTTGGCAATGTATGAGAGAGTAGGATCGTTATACACTTTCCCTCCCCAGCATGAAACATACAAGTAATCACCCAGCGCCTGACAGTTACGAGGCCCCACAATCTGATCGGTAATTCCATTTTCTGTTTGCTCAAATGATTTTGCATCAACCCAAAAAACCTGATCGACAGTATTTCCCATCATATAAATTTTGCCGTTATAGTTGTAAGCAAACTGAATATTTGAAGTAATGTCCAGACCATTTACCGAGTTATAATATCCATTAACTATCTCATCGCTATATTTATTGTAACCCGAGATTGTTGAATGACCGCCTGACCAGTTTCCAGAGTTAACAATATAGGCCAAAGATGCGTCAACATTTACCTGATGAGTAACACTATAGCTCTCCGCTCCATTCACTGCAGATAGCGTAACATCATAAATACCAGGTTCGGTATAAATATGAAAAGGATCGGCCTCTGTAGAAGTCTCATTATCGCCAAAGCTCCACTCATAACTAGCTGCCCCTACCGATGTATTGGTAAAGAATACGGTGTCTTCTGGCAGTATGTTTTCTTCCGGGGCATAAGTAAAACCAGCCATAACACTTGCAGAATCATCGTCATCACAAGCAGTAAAGGCAAAAGCCAACACCATCAAAAAAGTTAAAATTTTAAATTGCTTTTTCATTTTGTAATTTGTTTTCTATTTAAATTTATACGTAATACTTAACCGGTAAGCTATGCCAGGCATAGCATAACCCAAACTTGCCTGATAATCGGTATCCAGCAGATTGTTGATCATTCCGTTAATTAGAATTTGATTATGACCGTCAATTATCCAGTTGTAACCAAGCGCCATATTCATCAGAAAATAAGCAGCCAGAATATTATCGTCTTCCTCATCGGAGAATTGCTCGTCGGTATAACTCCCATCCACCGTAAAATCAAATTTGTTATAAGTCACCGTTGTGAAAAAATTACCGGCGTGTAACGGCACGTATTCCAGCTGACGGTTAAGTGCTCTCGTATTGTTATTCGATTCTTTTCGCTGAGCAGAAGTATAAGTATAATTGAGGCCCGAATTTGCTTTCAATCCAAAAATGCGATAATTCCAATCAGTCATAAACTCCAGTCCTTTGCTTTGTACATTTTGCACATTCGCAGCATACCATTTTGAACCACCGTTTTTCCATAATATCCATTCGTCAACATCCATTAAAAAAGCATTCAGTTTTACATTTCCTGAGAGATCTCCATCACAATAACTCCATTTTGATCCCAATTCGTAGCTCATTCCTTTTTCGGGATTCAGATCAGGATTTCCGCCCGGCTCCCAAAAGCGATCATTAAATGTTGGAACACGATAGCTTCGAGCAACATTTCCGGTAAACCGAAGTACATACTTTTCTTTTGAAAATGCCAGGTAATTTAGTCCAAACGAAGGCGTAAAAGGCACATCAAAATTGGTAACATAACCGTAGCGCAAATTTAGTGTTGCGGTTAAACGGTTAAAGAAACGTTGATAGTACGATGCATATAAATCTACCCGATCCTCGTGTTTCAACGCTTCAGAATAAGTATAAACCGTGGGATAAATACGGGTAGCTTTTGCTCCGGCTTTGTAACTGGCCTGAGGAGAAAAATCGTGTTCGATAAAGGCTTCGCCAATTATGCGTTGGGTTGAAATGGTATCAGAAGTAATTTTGTCGCTAACAGCATTATCGTATACATACCCACCGTTAATTTCGAATTTGAGTGGGTTCTTTCGGTTTTTATAACCGGTCCAGATGCGCACGTGATCATCTTTATACTCTTCTTTCGTTTCATGGTTGGAATAATTTACCCCCATATTTTGTTGTACATTGTGCCAGTCTTTCTCTATCCAAACATTAAAAACATAGAATTCGTTAGGATTAAATCGATAATTTAATTCCTGTATTAATCCCATATTCTTGATTTCAGCATTTCGCTGCCGATCTTTAATACCTATTTTCTGAGTTTCAAAGTCTTTTAGAGGATTCATAAATGGAAAATCGTTCTTCTTAAAGTAATAATAAGCACGTGTAACTGCTTCAAACTTGCCGTTTCCCAAAAACAGTTTTGTGCCGTAAAGCTGCTCTCCAAATGAACCGTTTGCAACGCGGGCTTCAGCCCTAAAACCATCAGTCCAATTGTTTTGCAGACCCAAATGAATGGCCCCTCCAATACTCCCCGATCCGTTTACCGAACTGGCACTACCAAACTGAACACCAATATTATCGAATAGATAAATGGGTATGTTATTTACATTAGAATGGCCCAGCGTGAGCGAATTGATGTTTATTCCGCCAAAATTAAAACTGGTATGATCGGGTGCCGATCCGCGAATACGAATAGTGGCCAAGCCACCTGCATTAGTCTTAAAAGCAATGGGCAAACTACGCGAAAGCAATTGTTCCAGATTGCCATCCTGCGCCAGCGAAAACTGTTTGGCATTAATACGTTCGATTTTTGCTCCCGACTGGTATTTCTGAAGCTTTCCATAACTCACTACCTCTTCTACCTGCACCGTATCGAACACATTAAAATATTGCTGCGCCACTACACTTTGAGCCAGTCCCCACAATATGATCCCTATAACTACAAACCTCCTCATTCACAACTTTTAAGGAGCTTTGGATAAATCAGTGAAAAATACGGATATATTTCTCAAGCTTTTATCCCGAAGCTTAATTTATTACTGTTGAATTTATGGCAGGTCTTCTGGCTCATCCCGGTTATTGAAGCCTTCCCTCCCGATTCCATCGGGAAGTGGCGTATGGTTCAATAACACGATCCGTTTAACTACGGATAGGACTTACAGCTGCGGGTACAGCTCCGGTTTCTCACCGGATTCCCTTTTCATCTTATTTCTGAAACAGAAACTTTAAGAACCTAAATTCAGTGGCAAAGATAATCACATTTTTTAACAAGCATTATTTTATTGAAAAAGATAGCCCGGAAAATACAACTACCTGTTAACAGCTAGCACACACACCACTCAGGGCTCTAATATACTGCCCATTACACAGATACAGGAAAGTTTAATTATGCATTAAGAATGATTTTGCAT
Proteins encoded in this region:
- the cbiB gene encoding adenosylcobinamide-phosphate synthase CbiB, which codes for MNEHFEIIVPLLAGFALDCLIGDPHFLPHPIRLFGKAISVGEAKFNRGKNRKLKGALLASCLIFTTYFILKLGLTVLSAYQNLYFVVSSILVFYGLANRALIQEALRVILKLEKDGLKAGRQQLSMIVGRETAQLNENQIRTAVLETLAENLSDGVIAPLFFYFIGGVPAMLAYKMANTLDSMIGYKNTRYKDFGFFAAKLDDVLNFIPARLTAILMAVVAFNFRAIKFIFKYGRKHSSPNAGYPEAALAGILNCRFGGPNYYHGKLVEKPFIGANPRPVSTNDVYKACFINFAVTLLFIGVFILWLV
- a CDS encoding cobyric acid synthase; protein product: MTKTKIYRPIMFVGTGSDVGKSVVNAGFCRIFKQDGLTPAPFKAQNMSLNSFPTPDGLEIGRAQAVQAEACGIDCSVEMNPVLLKPTGNMDSQIVLNGKPWANKSAKAYFNETDRDFLFNEAMQSFSRLEKKFNPIVVEGAGSISEVNLWKKDITNMRVAMQKDAATYLIADIDKGGVFGSVYGTLLLLPEAERKQVKGIIINKFRGDISLFKDGAKKLEELCGVPVVGIIPHFRDIYIDDEDSVVVDKKQFKAVEGKTNIAVVLLRHMSNFTDFNFLEQLPEVNLFYAASPDDIDEADIVILPGSKNTISDMLFLQKQGMANAVKKAHEQGKAVYGICGGFQMMGESIADPNHVEGQIEKVPGLGILPVETILTEEKVTEQCTFTFQNGEAGKGYEIHMGETIANHESPACLINGAKQDGYYMNERTWGTYIHGIFDNISVVNRILKDSGKQASTQMDFQQFKETQYDKLAQLIRENVNMEYIYKSMEIE
- the cobC gene encoding alpha-ribazole phosphatase, which translates into the protein MKIYAIRHTSVNVKPGICYGQADVDVAESFSEEQKHLLQELERLSFDAVWSSPLLRCRKLAESLFPDREIHFDSRLKELDFGDWEMLSWDEIYAQNGGKMWMDNYQTFPTQNGESYPQMVARVSAIVNEIKKSDAGNIAIVAHAGVIRIIKSVIENVPISQLFENFKPAYASVTVFEISKND
- a CDS encoding adenosylcobinamide-GDP ribazoletransferase: MRNEIKIFLTALMFYTRIPVGYIQGWSEKMLNKSTRYFPIIGWIVGGVGALVYFAIGAVLPVTLAVVLSMVATILLTGAFHEDGFADSCDGFGGGYTPERILEIMKDSRIGTYGTVGLLLVLAIKFLALSHIDAMRIPFILIAGHALSRVFPVLLIYSSTYARLDASSKTKPVGKADSLFSLLFALVTGGFSLWFLAWQETVLVVAVLLVVTFYFRNYITRKLGGYTGDVLGALQQLCEVFFYLCILAYQNMR
- the cobT gene encoding nicotinate-nucleotide--dimethylbenzimidazole phosphoribosyltransferase; this encodes MTLKDQLQHKIDNKTKPLGSLGLLEKLALQIGMVQNTLSPKIEKPAHLVFAADHGLADEGISPYPKDVTWQMVMNFCAGGASINVFCRQNEINLKVFDVGVDYNFAPELPVTNAKVANGSRNMRKEPAMTAEECRAAMEVGAKAVRDEAAKGCNTIGCGEMGIGNTSPSSLLMHKFTGLSLDDCTGRGSGLGDEQVDRKTRILKEIAEKYNPTTPEEILATFGGLEIAAITGAYLEAKKQNMLILIDGFIATAAVLTAIQMEPAVKDNCVFCHSSDEKGHKLMLEHLGAKPLLELGMRLGEGTGVAVAMPLVKSAVNFLNEMSSMEDAGVSNKD
- the cobU gene encoding bifunctional adenosylcobinamide kinase/adenosylcobinamide-phosphate guanylyltransferase translates to MAQIIFITGGQRSGKSSFAQKRAEQSSDAPVYLATAHIWDEDFHQRVKRHQSDRGEQWTTIEEEIEISKHNLAGKTVMLDCITLWLTNIFYQNKNDVDASLEIAKREWDKFINQDMKLFVVSNELGMGVHPENEIARKFADLQGWMNQYIAQSANDVFLMVSGIPVQVKSRK
- a CDS encoding DUF4430 domain-containing protein, encoding MNKPKIFCLNLLLACFIGLSAFASNGDKVTVEIDFGSGNHPKLKIETNWKEGLSALEALQFVAEVKTHPVGQYVFVDEIDGVKGVPNKSVWYYKINGVPAKKVAIDQPLESGDKITWIYKQDVCSPKEGE
- a CDS encoding PKD domain-containing protein, which encodes MKKQFKILTFLMVLAFAFTACDDDDSASVMAGFTYAPEENILPEDTVFFTNTSVGAASYEWSFGDNETSTEADPFHIYTEPGIYDVTLSAVNGAESYSVTHQVNVDASLAYIVNSGNWSGGHSTISGYNKYSDEIVNGYYNSVNGLDITSNIQFAYNYNGKIYMMGNTVDQVFWVDAKSFEQTENGITDQIVGPRNCQALGDYLYVSCWGGKVYNDPTLSYIAKVDLTAGEVVKTIPVHYGPEGLAIAGNKLYAALNYKNQVAVVDLDTDEVSYIDLPEGNIPSYFEKDDQDNLYINLGVAWGDETTKTGIGYINTSTDQFEAKYDLNGVSSANYVDVFEFNDDFSKLYVTTGSYGMPGGVSVFDVASKSFEAEKLIDGVNGLNGLGYYDDKLFCFFSDNVTSNGRVVTYSPDGTKIREYETGIAPFMLLDVE
- a CDS encoding TonB-dependent receptor, which translates into the protein MRRFVVIGIILWGLAQSVVAQQYFNVFDTVQVEEVVSYGKLQKYQSGAKIERINAKQFSLAQDGNLEQLLSRSLPIAFKTNAGGLATIRIRGSAPDHTSFNFGGININSLTLGHSNVNNIPIYLFDNIGVQFGSASSVNGSGSIGGAIHLGLQNNWTDGFRAEARVANGSFGEQLYGTKLFLGNGKFEAVTRAYYYFKKNDFPFMNPLKDFETQKIGIKDRQRNAEIKNMGLIQELNYRFNPNEFYVFNVWIEKDWHNVQQNMGVNYSNHETKEEYKDDHVRIWTGYKNRKNPLKFEINGGYVYDNAVSDKITSDTISTQRIIGEAFIEHDFSPQASYKAGAKATRIYPTVYTYSEALKHEDRVDLYASYYQRFFNRLTATLNLRYGYVTNFDVPFTPSFGLNYLAFSKEKYVLRFTGNVARSYRVPTFNDRFWEPGGNPDLNPEKGMSYELGSKWSYCDGDLSGNVKLNAFLMDVDEWILWKNGGSKWYAANVQNVQSKGLEFMTDWNYRIFGLKANSGLNYTYTSAQRKESNNNTRALNRQLEYVPLHAGNFFTTVTYNKFDFTVDGSYTDEQFSDEEDDNILAAYFLMNMALGYNWIIDGHNQILINGMINNLLDTDYQASLGYAMPGIAYRLSITYKFK